TGATACGCGAGTCCGAGGAATTTTCTACCGATGAAGCCTTATATTCTCTCGCTCCTTGGCGGCATTCTCGCCGGGGCGATATACAGCCTAATTCGTGTTCGCTCGCCGGCACCGCCCATGGTTGCTCTAGTGGGATTGCTGGGGATAGTTATCGGGACTCAAATCATTCCGACGGGACGCCAGCTTCTGGCGAGCAATACGCTTCCGTTTCCAAAAACGGAGGCGGTGCAGACGCACACTCCGCGCCCGCTCCAATCGAACAACACCAAACTGATTTCGCGAGCACCGACCAACGTCTCACCGAATTGAATCCCGCCAGGCTGCCTCGGCGATGTTGCCGGGCCCCGTGTCCCTCACGAATGTCTCGACGCTCAAAAACAGGTTCTTAAACGGGCATTGCATCGGTACTCTCCCCCAGAAAATCGCTGTCTTTTGGATTGCCCATATCGCACCTACGCTAGTGGGCGCACATCGAGGGCCCTTTTGTCGATTGGACGAGCCGAGATGAACTGCTGAGAAAGCAAGTGCTGAAAGCCGCGATTCAGCTCCGCTCGATGGAACCGCCGCAGCGGATTACAAAGGCGGCCATTATGCAAATAGTTGGACATCGCTCCTTTGCTGTCCATCTGCGGGATGGAAGGCTCCCGAGGGTAGAAGACGCGCTTCAACAGTCGGTTGAAACAGTCGAATCCATCCAGTGCCGACGCGTCCGCTGGTTTTATCAAAGGTGGCCGTCCGACATCCCACTGACGGTATGGAGGCTGGGCCACGAAGCGGGCGTTCAGTCGGGGCGGACTAGAGGCGCCGGCGGCCGCGCTTGTAGCGCGACTAGTTGACGGTTGGGGACCAGTAGACTTAGCCATGCCCCCGGGGTGCGAACCGGCCCAAACGGCGCAGGAGTCAAGCCAACGCATTTGTGGTGTTTGATATCCGCCGGAAGCTCAAAGTTGGCTCCGCCGGTCACTCCGGTGCCCGTGGACAACGGGACTATCCAGGTTCGCATGAAAACTATGCTCGGCCGCGTTTTCCAGGATAAGGCCAACGCGTCTGCACGTGAAAAGTATCTTGCAAGACGCCTTAACTGATCAATTCATTCTGATCCTCGCCACCTCGTCATGTGTGGCCGTAGCGGCAGCGTGGAGGCGCTGCAATGCATCGCAAACAGCGTGCAGTTCGTTTCTTACGCCGATGGCCGAAACAGGGTCGATCATGTCGACGCACGCAGCCATGGCACGAGTACATCCTTCATCGATCACCCGACAAGCTTCGTAACGTTCAGCCGCAGATTTTGCCCGTGTATCGTCCATAGGCCAGCCTCCTTTCAAATGAGTGACACTGCGTTGATCTTCCCGCTTCATTAAGGGCCAGGATTGCCAAGCGGGAACGCGTCCTTGGCGGGGCGATGCCGTCTGTCATTTTTTGCTTGCGGTCCGCTTTACCGCAAGCTGCGGCCCGTCAAACTTGGCCTTCAGGCGGCTGGAGTGGGTCGGGTGCGGCCGATCGCCCGTAGGACAGCGGTCGGCCAGCAAGGGACGTTCGACACCGGCGTTCAGATCGATGAAAATCAAAGCGGATAACAACAATCACCGAACAACCACGGACAGCCGATGCTGACAAAATTCCGCGTGTGTATGCAGGAGACCAAACGTTGGACGTTTAGTTTACCAACGACAAAACTGATTGCATTTGCTTTGGTGGGTACGTATCTAGCTATATTGCCCCTGTTTCTTTACGCGCCATTTGCTTCGTCCGGACAGGCGCTTGGCGGGCCCGATTTGGGAAGGCACGATATCCTCAAAATGGTCCTGATGGGCTGTATTGCGGCTCCCCTCATCGAGACGGCGATCAATCAGTGGGGATGTCTTAGGCTGTTGAAAAAACTCCATTGCAGAACCGGTGTAGCGATCTGTATCTCCGCTCTGATTTTCGGCCTTAGCCATGGTTACAGCGCGCCGTACGTGTTCTTGGGAACCCTTGTGGGTGCCATATTAGCCATGGTTTTTGTGATCGAGGATGCGCGGAAAGGTCATCCCTTTATCGCAACACTCGCTGTACATGCTCTGCGTAATGGAATAACAGCGGCCCTTACGCTAGCCGCCTTTTGATATTGGATCATTGCTGCGTGGCGAGGCCGGAAGCCCGTGACACTCTTACTCGAGGTGATCGAGCGGCGTGCCTTCCCCGCATCCCGGCGGCCGGGACGAATACGCAAATCGCATGAGTCACTGGCCGGCCAGGCCAGGAAGCTTTGACGGGCGTCGCCTTGGACGCTGAAGTTGGTGTGCACGATGCCGGGCGCAAGTATCGGCGGCTCAGGCGGCAACAACAAGCGGCTTAGCGGTATAGCAGTGTGTAGCGGGTCGTCGTTCATTGCAGCGCTCATCGCTGATTTTCGTCCAGTTTTGATCCGCCCCGTGCGGCTGAACTGTATGTTGAGCACCAGCCCGTTCTGAGAGCGCTAGCGTAGGTTGGCAAGCTTACCAGTACTTGCTTTGCCGTAGCGCACAGCGACCGACTCACCGACAAATCGATCGCTTCAGTACTCGCAAACCACATCACAGCAGCAAGGCACAGTTAGCCCGCGACCTCGCAACACGCAAAGGTCGCGGGCTGCGCTCATTCGGTGTCAGCCCGGATCAGACTTTCGACAACTCGCCATCGACCAGACGCCAGAGACCGCGCGGATTGTCATGCTTCAACGCTTCGGGAAGTAGATCGTCGGGGAAGCCCTGATAGCAGACCGGCCGCAAGAAACGTTCGATCGCACTCATGCCGACTGAAGTGAAGCGGCTATCGGAAGTCGCGGGGAATGGGCCGCCATGAATCGATGCATACGACACTTCTTGCGGGTGCGCGAACGCGTTGACCACGATACGCCCAGTACGACGCTCGAGAATTGGCAACAGGCGCGCGGCGAGTGCGTGATCGGCCTGATCGATCTGCATCGTCGCGGAGAGTTGGCCGCGAAACTGCTTCGCGATCGCAATGAGCTGCTCGATATCCTTCACGCGCACCAGCAGCGCAGCAGGGCCAAACACTTCTTCTGACAACGACGCATCATCAAGGATCCGCGCACCGTCGACTTCGAAGAGAACCGATTGCCCGTCCCACGCTCCTTGCGCATCGCCGCCCGCGGCGATGCGCTCTGCACCGGCTTCGAACTGACGCTCCACGTTCTTGCGATATGCCGTGTTGATCCCTGGTGTCAGCATCGTGCGCGCTTGCATCGCTTCGACGCGGGCGACCATCGCGTTCTTCAGTTCGACATAGCCGGGGCCGCCGATGGCGAGCAGAATTGCGGGCTTAAGACACGCCTGACCGACCGTGACCAGCATGCGTTCCGTAAAGCCATCGCCGATATTGCCACCGCGCGCAGCGAGCGCAGCCGGCAGCACGAACGTCGGGTTGACGCTCGTCATTTCGGTGAAGACGGGGATCGGATCAGGACGTTGTTGCGCGCGCCGGAACAGCGCCATGCCGCCGCCTTCCGAACCCGTAAAGGTCACGCCCTTGATGAGCGGATGATCGACCAGCGCCTCGCCGATTTCATTACCGCCACCGCGGACCAGAGAGAACACGCCTTCGTGCAGGCCGGAATCCTTGACCGCCTGCTGGATCACGCGGCCCATCAGCTCCGATCCGCCAGGATGCGCGTTGTGCGCCTTCAGTATGACGGGACAGCCAGCGGCCAGCGCCGACGCCGTGTCGCCCCCTGCGACTGAATACGAGATCGGGAAGTTGCTTGCACCGAAGATCGCAACGGGACCGAGCGCGATCTTCTGCAATCTATGATCCATCCGCGCGCGCGGTTGACGCTCCGGCTGGGCGGGATCGATGGTCGCCTGACGAAAACGTCCCTGACGGACGACAGTCGCGAACTGACGAAACTGGGTCGCGGACTTGGCGGCTTCGCCTTCGAGTTGCGCGACGGGCAAACCTGATTCAAGCGCAATACGTTGCGCGAGTTCTGGCGTGATCGCGTCGAGGCCGTCGGCGATGCGTTCAAGGAACGCGGCACGATCTTCGAGGCTGGTGTTGTTGTAACTGTCGAACGCATCATCCGCCAGTTGCGCGGCGCGATCGATTTCCGCGTTGCTGCCGAATGCGAAGGACGGTTCAATTTCGGCGTTCGTCGCCGGGTTCAGCGCCTTCATGGTGCCAGCGGTCGCGGACACTTCCTGCGCGCCGATCAGCAAATTACCTGTGAGTTTCATGTTGGGTCTCGACGCGATTCAGGCGGTGGTGTTGGTGTTGAGGGCGCCGATGAGCTCGGCTGTCGTCAGGATCTCGTGGGCGTACGTCGGGCCGTTCAGTTCGTGCGCGGAGCGCATCATTTCCTGCGTGAAGGCGGCTGTTGCGTCGCGCACGAGCGTGACGTGATAGCCGAGTTCCATCGCGAAGCGGCTCGTGGATTCAATGCAGGTATTGGCCAGCAGACCGACGACGATCACGTGCGTGATGCCTTTCTGCTTCAACTGGAAGTCGAGATCGGTGTTAGCGAAGCCGCTCTGGGCCCAGTGTTCCTTGATGATGATGTCGCCTTCCTGCGGCACGAAATCGGGGTGCCATTCGCCACCCCATGTGTCCTTTGCAAAGGTGTGGCGTTGCTGCACGAGGCGTTGGGTCGGGTTCGGATGATCCCAGTTCTCGTAGTCGCCGGGTTGCCAGCGACGGTGTGGCACGTAGAACACCTGGACATCCGCCTCGCGCGCGGTCGCGACCATGTCGCGCAGGTTGTCGAGGAGGCGGACGTCGTCGGCGATTGCCTTGATCATCGGGAACAGCTTGCCGCCGTCCGAGAGAAAGTCGTTATATGGATCGACCAGCAACAGACCAGTGCGCTCCGCACGATAGATGAGATTAGCCATTTCGTTTTCCAGTTAGAAGATCTTTGCGAACAAGTTCGCGTTTCGTCGGCGCCGACATGCTTTTGTCAAACGATTCGTGACGTCTCACGCATCGCATTCAGTGCAAGCAGGATATAACTATGAAAAACATAGTGTCAAGTGCCGGATAAGTTGCGACGAGGTTTGATAGTTGGGCGAGCCCCTCCTCAAAGCCCGCGTGATGCCCGCATCACCGGCGTTTGTCCACGGGCCAGCTCTCTCAAAATCTGTTACTATGTAATTCATAGTTTGAGCGGAGAAGGGTTGTGGCACGTGATTCAGAAGCGGCAAATACCGTATGTCCGGTCGCGCGGTCCCTGGATGTTGTTGGTGATCGGTGGACAGTCCTGGTTCTGAGAGAGTTGTCGATGGGCGCGACGCGTTTCGAAGAGATACAGATCCAGACCGAAGCGACGCCGCAGATGCTGGCGTCGCGTCTCAAATCGCTCGAGGCCGGTGGGATGATTGAACGTCACCCGTACAGCGAGAGGCCTCTACGTCATGAATATCGACTGACAGAGAAGGGGCGATCGTTTTATCCGGTTATTTACGCGTTGCGCGCGTGGGGCGAGACCTGGTGCAAAGATCAGAACGAGGAGATCGCAACGCGTTTTGTCCACCGTGAGTGCGGTCACGATGTGGGTCTGGGTTCGGTATGTCCGAAATGTGAGGTGCCTGTCGAACGTAAAGATCTTGATGCGTCGATGAGCAATCAGTTTGCAACCGAACGAGCAGAGCGGCGCGCGGCATTCAAGAGAAAGTAGGCAGGTCCGCGCTGACAATCGGGATGATCGGAGGCCGGCTTCACGCTTCCTGGCAGAGCAATCGCAACAATGCAGACGGTCGGTGAGTCGGCGTCGTATCGAGTTGAGTTGTCTGTCCATGCTGCGCGCCGCCCCGGTCACCTTGAACTCAATTCTGTCGCTTGGCGTTGATTGCAGCTTGTCACCAAGCTCCACTGAGCACAACGAACGCAACGACAATTTGCCGTTGGCAAGAGCAAAAGTTTCCGCCTTGGACAACTGGAGCAACAAAAGACAATGAAGCAGTCGAAACTCGATCTCTCGCGATTCCCTCAAGCATCCCTGCGCGAAGGCTTTTCGCCCATTCAGCATCGTCCCCGTCTGAGTCGAGAATTAGGCGGCCCCGAAATCTATGTGAAGCGTGAAGATCTTGACGGCTTGGGCGGCGGCGGAAACAAGCTCCGCAAACTCGAATTTCTTATCGGGGAGGCGCAGGCGTCTGGCGCAGACACAATCATTACCGTTGGTGGCCGCCAGTCCAATCACGCGCGACTCACCGCGGCAGCGGCTGCTCGTGCAGGTTTGAAGTGCGAGCTTGTGCTTTCACGTCTGGTGCCTATCGAAGACGAGGACTATGTTAACAACGGCAACGTGCTGCTGGACGTTTTGTTCGGCGCCGTCATTCACGATATTCCCGGCACCGTTAGCGCGCTGGATTTTGCAGAGGAGCGTGCCGCGAAGCTTAGATCGCAAGGCAGCCGTGTCTACGTGTGTCCGCTTGGCGGATCGAGCCCGGTCGGCTGCCTCGGCTATGCGGCTTGCGCGGCCGAGATCGACGAGCAAGCCGCCGAACGAGGTCTTTCATTCGATCGTATTGTCGTTGCGAACGGAAGCGGGGGGATGCAGGCAGGTCTCGTGGCGGGATTCATTGCAATGGGCAAGGCTCCGGGCGCGATCGTTGGCTACACGGTCTTGGCGCCGCTAGAAAAAGCATTGGCGACAACTTTCGAGAAGACTCAGAAAACCCTTGAACTGCTCAATCCTGACTTATCAGTTCCTGCAGATGCAGTAGCAATACGAGGAGAGCAGCTTGGTAGTGGATATGGCCTGCCGACAGCGGCCATGCGAGAAGCGCTCAGCCTCGCCGCGACATTCGAGGGACTTCTGCTAGACCCTGTCTACAGTGCCAAGGCGTTCGCTGGCTTGATTCATGAGATCAGAGCGGGTGTACTGCAGCCCAAACACAACGCGCTATTTGTTGTCAGTGGAGGCACACCGTCATTGTTTGCATATCGTTGGGCATTGCAATAACAGAATTGCTCCGCTGCGGTGTTTGTGCCGCCGTCGTTCTGCATCAGCTCTTTGCGGATCATGTGCGCGATTTCGATGCCGGACAGGATGATGCGCGCACAGCGGAAATCCTTGAACCCATCATCGGTCTGATGATGCGTTTGATGGCGCGGTGGTCCTGCACGGGCAGATGAAGAGTGACGGTGGTCGGCATAGTTCAGTCGCCTAGCAGTTCTACGATCTTGCGAAATAAGCAACCCTATTCGTGCCGTCTCGACTTTCCTGATTTTCGTTACCGCGACAGATCCGATCATGGATGGTTTGGCAGGACTCTGGCCTTATTTCGGGCAGCTGGTGGCGATGCAGGTGCGCGCGTGGCTGGTTGCGCGGCCACTGGCGCGTTTGCTGTTGATGCAATTGGGGCTGGCGCTGGCGGCAGTGCTGCTCATCGGTGTCTCGTAGAACAGCTTGCCGGCGCGGCGCCCGGCACCGCTGCGTTTTTCAGTGGCGATCAACGTCGATCTTTTTGACCATTGATCTGCGCGGCGCAATCAGGCGGTAACCGCTAGAATTGCGGCTTTAGTCCGGAATACGCCAATGTCTTTTGCCTCGCTTGGCCTGATCGATCCCTTGCTGCGTAATGTGCAGGACCTCAATTACCAGACACCTACGCCGGTGCAGGCCAAGGCGATTCCTGCTGTGCTCAGTGGCAAGGACGTCATGGCTGCGGCACAGACCGGCACTGGCAAAACGGCGGGTTTTGCGCTGCCGCTGTTGCAACGGCTGGTGCAACACGGCCCGGCGGTGTCCAGCAACCGCGCGCGTGTTCTGGTGCTGGTGCCCACGCGTGAACTGGCCGAACAAGTGCTGCAAAGCTTTATCGATTACGGCAAAGGCCTCGACTTACGATTTCTGGCCGCCTACGGCGGTGTGAGTATCAACCCGCAGATGATGACGTTGCGCAAAGGCGTGGATGTGCTCGTTGCCACGCCGGGCCGTTTGCTAGATCTCAATCGCCAGAACGCAGTGCAGTTTGATCAAGTACAAACGCTGGTGCTGGATGAAGCCGACCGCATGCTGGATCTGGGCTTTGCGCGCGAACTCAACGCCGTTTTTGCTGCCTTGCCCGCTCAGCGCCAGACCCTGCTGTTCTCTGCCACGTTTACCGATGATATCCGCGCCATGGCGGCGGGTATTCTGCGCGGCCCGGTCAATATCAGCGTCAGCCCGCCCAATGCCACGGCCAGCAAGATCAAGCAGTGGGTGGTGACGGTGGATAAAAAGAACAAGCCTGACCTGTTCATGCACCTCGTGGCTGAGAACAACTGGCAGCACGCGCTGGTGTTCGTCAAAACCCGCAATGGCGCGGATTACCTGACGGCCATGCTGGATGAAGCGGGCTATGCGGTCGACACCATCCACGGCGACAAACCGCAGCCCGCGCGCCTGCGTGCGCTGGAGCGCTTCAAGACGGGCGAAGTACATATGCTGGTAGCCACCGATGTGGCTGCGCGCGGGCTGGATATCGACGACCTGCCGCTGGTGATCAACGTTGATCTGCCGATCGTGGCGCAAGACTATGTGCACCGTATTGGCCGTACCGGCCGTGCGGGCGCCAGCGGCGTGGCGGTGTCCCTTGTGTGTGCCGATGAAGCGCCGCAACTGGCCGCGATTGAAGCGCTGATCCGGCAAACGCTGCCCCGTGAAGAAGAGCCGGGTTTTGAAGCCGAACACCGCGTGCCGCAAACTAGCGCGACGGGCCAGATCATCAAGAAACCCAAAAAGCCTAAGAAGCCGAAAGTGCCGCAAGCTGCGCCGGGCGCCATGCAGGTGCTCAGCAAAAAACCGCACGCGCAAAGTGGCGAAAACAAACGCAAGCCCGCGGCGCAGCGCGCTGTGGCCGCGGGTAAAGGCACAAGCAACCCATTCAGCGCGCAAAAGCCGCGCAGCAAACCCGCCAGCAAGCCAGCTGCGGGTTCACGTAAGCCGGCGGGCAAACCCGCTGGTGGCCGCGGCAAACGCCAACCCTGAGCCGTGGGGATGAATAACGCCAGCCCTGGAACAGGCTGGCGGTTTGCGGACTGCTGGCAGGCAGCGGCGCGGCTTCGGCGTGCATCAGGTCGGCGGGTAACGGCGCACTGAATTCAGGGTCGGTAACAACTTCGGGGCCGAACGGACGTTGAAATCATGGGTAGCGAGCCTCCGATCGAGGTCGTTTCTGGCGAATGTGTCCGCTTCTCACACGAAAGCCGTCATTTGATCGGCTCATTGCGAACTACCGCTTTGGGTCCGATTTATGCATTCGCTTACTCGCTGCGATCAGCGAATGGTTGACGCGTGCGTTGGACGGAGTTCGGCCGAGAGCCGTCATTCACCGTATGTTCGCTGGCCCCGCAGCCGGAACGCCCGGTGCGCCAGTGCCCGCCTCGCTTTGTGGCCGGTGGGCGCCGCAAAGCGCAAGCGGCTCTTCACTCGTGCGGCCAGAAAAGAGACAGCCTTGCACGTCTGGTCGGCTATCATGCCTATCCTCTCCGAAGTAGCTCCTTATGATTTCCGTCCGTAATGTCACGCTGCGCCGCGGCGTCAATGTCGTACTCGACCACGCGTCCGTCACCTTCACCCCCGGCGAAAAGATCGGCCTTGTCGGCCGCAATGGCGCCGGCAAGTCGTCCTTCTTCGGCCTTCTCAACGGTACGCTGCACGAAGACAGCGGCGAGTTCTCGATTCCCGCTGCATGGAAGATGGGCCAGGTCGCGCAGGAGATGCCGGAGACCGAGCAGAGCGCGACCGACTTCGTAGTCGAGGGTGACACCGTGCTGCTGGCCGCGCAGGCCGAAGTAGCTGCCGCTGAGGCCAGCGACGATGGCATGCGCATGGCGCACGCCTACATGGACCTGCACGACGCTGGTGCACACGATGCCCCCGCACGCGCCGAAGCGCTGATCCAGGGCCTTGGCTTCAGTGCTGCGCAGCTTAGCCAGCCGGTCAACAGTTTCTCCGGCGGCTGGCGCATGCGACTGCAGCTGGCGCGCGCGCTCATGTGCCCGTCCGACTTGCTGTTGCTCGACGAACCGACCAATCACCTCGACCTTGACGCGCTAGTCTGGCTGGAAGCGTGGCTCAAGCGCTATCAAGGAACCATGGTCGTGATCAGCCACGATCGCGAATTCCTCGACGCGGTGACGCAGGTGACGGTGCACGTCGACAACGCCAAGCTCGTGCGTTATGGCGGCAACTACAGCAAGTTCGAAGACATGCGTGCTGAGCAACTCGTGTTGCAGCAGGCCGCGATGGCCAAGCAGGGGGACAAGATCGCCCACCTGCAGAAATTCATCGACCGTTTCAAGGCCACGGCCTCGAAGGCGAAGCAGGCGCAGAGCCGGGTCAAGGCGCTCGAACGCATGGAGAAGATCGCACCCGTGCTTGCCGACGCAGAGTTCACCTTCGAATTCAAGGAGCCGCTCAACGTTCCGAACCCGCTGTTGTCGATGCTGGACGCGAACTTCGGCTACCCGGCGCCGACCGATGCACCGCCGGGCACGCCGCCGACGGTCATCGTGCGGGGCATCAACCGATCAGTGCTGGCCGGGCAGCGCATCGGCATCCTCGGTGCCAACGGCCAGGGCAAGTCCACGCTGGTGAAGACGGTGGCGCACGAGCTGGCGCCGATTGCCGGCGAAATCAGCGAAGGCAAAGGCCTGAACATCGGCTACTTCGCACAGCAGGAACTCGACGTGCTGCGACCTCTGGACACGCCGTTGGAACACATGATCCGCCTTGCCAAGGACACGCCGGCGAACATGCGTGCCCCCGGCCAGAGTGGCACCGAACAATCGCTTCGCACCTTCCTCGGCACCTTCAACTTCAGTGGTGACATGGTCCATCAGGCGGTCGGCACGATGAGCGGCGGCGAAAAGGCGCGGCTCGTGTTGTGCATGATCGTGTGGCAGCGTCCCAACCTGCTGCTGCTCGACGAGCCTACCAATCACCTCGACCTGGCCACACGCGAAGCGCTAGGCATGGCACTCAACGAATTCGAAGGCACCGTGATGCTGGTCAGTCACGACCGGGCCTTGCTGCGCGCCGTATGTGATGAGTTCTGGCTGGTTACCAAGGGCGGCGTCGAACCCTTCGACGGCGATCTGGACGATTACCAGCAGTTCCTGCGCGACGAAGCCCGTAGCATGCGCGAGCAGGCTGCCGGAGAGCAGAAGGTCATCGCCTGAGTTACCCCCTGGCAGCTCAACATTGAGAGCGGTCGTCATCAACGCCACGGTGAGCATGACGGCAGCGGGTCGGCTTCGCCAGTTTGAGGCATCGCGAAAGCGGTCACTCACGAGCGACTGTGATGCTTCCTGTCAGATGACCGCAATGGCCGACAATTCCCCGGCAGGAAGCGGCCCATACGAATGGCCGCTCCGGTTTGGAAGCTGCGATAGCGCTCGCATCGAGTCGAAGGGCCGCTAGGGTCGAACAGCGCCCGCCGATGACAGTGGTGAGCTGACAGGTTTGCGGCAGTCTCGCTGCCGCACTCGATGCCGGCTAACATCATGACTGGCATCCGGACTCGATTCATATCCGGACCAGGCCATTCGATCGACATGGGGCGGGGCCTTGACCATCCGCAAGCTGAAGATTCGCGTATTCGCGTTCTGCGTAGCGGGCGCGTTATTGAGCAGCGTGGCTGCATGGGCAGACGAAGTCAAGGTGATGATTTCGGGCGGGTTTGCGTCAGCCTATCGCGAACTGGGCCCACAATTCGAAAGGGCGACAGGCCGTAAGCTAGTCACCGTCTGGGGGCCCGCGGTGGGTACCGCCGCGAATGCGATCCCTGTGCGGCTTGCGCGCGGCGAGTGGGCCGATGTGCTGATCCTGGTCGAGTATGCGCTCGACGAACAGATCAATGCCGGCAAGGTCTTGCCGGACAGTAAGGTGGACTTCGCACGCTCGGCAATCGGTATGGTGGTTCGCCAGGGGACGCCGAAGCCGGATATCAGCTCGGTGGACGCATTGCGGCAAGTGCTGCTCGCAGCAAAGTCCATCGTCTATCCGGACAGCCCG
The nucleotide sequence above comes from Paraburkholderia aromaticivorans. Encoded proteins:
- a CDS encoding DUF1427 family protein; its protein translation is MKPYILSLLGGILAGAIYSLIRVRSPAPPMVALVGLLGIVIGTQIIPTGRQLLASNTLPFPKTEAVQTHTPRPLQSNNTKLISRAPTNVSPN
- a CDS encoding CPBP family intramembrane glutamic endopeptidase, with the protein product MLTKFRVCMQETKRWTFSLPTTKLIAFALVGTYLAILPLFLYAPFASSGQALGGPDLGRHDILKMVLMGCIAAPLIETAINQWGCLRLLKKLHCRTGVAICISALIFGLSHGYSAPYVFLGTLVGAILAMVFVIEDARKGHPFIATLAVHALRNGITAALTLAAF
- a CDS encoding aldehyde dehydrogenase (NADP(+)); amino-acid sequence: MKLTGNLLIGAQEVSATAGTMKALNPATNAEIEPSFAFGSNAEIDRAAQLADDAFDSYNNTSLEDRAAFLERIADGLDAITPELAQRIALESGLPVAQLEGEAAKSATQFRQFATVVRQGRFRQATIDPAQPERQPRARMDHRLQKIALGPVAIFGASNFPISYSVAGGDTASALAAGCPVILKAHNAHPGGSELMGRVIQQAVKDSGLHEGVFSLVRGGGNEIGEALVDHPLIKGVTFTGSEGGGMALFRRAQQRPDPIPVFTEMTSVNPTFVLPAALAARGGNIGDGFTERMLVTVGQACLKPAILLAIGGPGYVELKNAMVARVEAMQARTMLTPGINTAYRKNVERQFEAGAERIAAGGDAQGAWDGQSVLFEVDGARILDDASLSEEVFGPAALLVRVKDIEQLIAIAKQFRGQLSATMQIDQADHALAARLLPILERRTGRIVVNAFAHPQEVSYASIHGGPFPATSDSRFTSVGMSAIERFLRPVCYQGFPDDLLPEALKHDNPRGLWRLVDGELSKV
- a CDS encoding isochorismatase family cysteine hydrolase, which produces MANLIYRAERTGLLLVDPYNDFLSDGGKLFPMIKAIADDVRLLDNLRDMVATAREADVQVFYVPHRRWQPGDYENWDHPNPTQRLVQQRHTFAKDTWGGEWHPDFVPQEGDIIIKEHWAQSGFANTDLDFQLKQKGITHVIVVGLLANTCIESTSRFAMELGYHVTLVRDATAAFTQEMMRSAHELNGPTYAHEILTTAELIGALNTNTTA
- a CDS encoding winged helix-turn-helix transcriptional regulator, whose protein sequence is MGATRFEEIQIQTEATPQMLASRLKSLEAGGMIERHPYSERPLRHEYRLTEKGRSFYPVIYALRAWGETWCKDQNEEIATRFVHRECGHDVGLGSVCPKCEVPVERKDLDASMSNQFATERAERRAAFKRK
- a CDS encoding D-cysteine desulfhydrase family protein, which translates into the protein MKQSKLDLSRFPQASLREGFSPIQHRPRLSRELGGPEIYVKREDLDGLGGGGNKLRKLEFLIGEAQASGADTIITVGGRQSNHARLTAAAAARAGLKCELVLSRLVPIEDEDYVNNGNVLLDVLFGAVIHDIPGTVSALDFAEERAAKLRSQGSRVYVCPLGGSSPVGCLGYAACAAEIDEQAAERGLSFDRIVVANGSGGMQAGLVAGFIAMGKAPGAIVGYTVLAPLEKALATTFEKTQKTLELLNPDLSVPADAVAIRGEQLGSGYGLPTAAMREALSLAATFEGLLLDPVYSAKAFAGLIHEIRAGVLQPKHNALFVVSGGTPSLFAYRWALQ
- a CDS encoding DEAD/DEAH box helicase, whose product is MSFASLGLIDPLLRNVQDLNYQTPTPVQAKAIPAVLSGKDVMAAAQTGTGKTAGFALPLLQRLVQHGPAVSSNRARVLVLVPTRELAEQVLQSFIDYGKGLDLRFLAAYGGVSINPQMMTLRKGVDVLVATPGRLLDLNRQNAVQFDQVQTLVLDEADRMLDLGFARELNAVFAALPAQRQTLLFSATFTDDIRAMAAGILRGPVNISVSPPNATASKIKQWVVTVDKKNKPDLFMHLVAENNWQHALVFVKTRNGADYLTAMLDEAGYAVDTIHGDKPQPARLRALERFKTGEVHMLVATDVAARGLDIDDLPLVINVDLPIVAQDYVHRIGRTGRAGASGVAVSLVCADEAPQLAAIEALIRQTLPREEEPGFEAEHRVPQTSATGQIIKKPKKPKKPKVPQAAPGAMQVLSKKPHAQSGENKRKPAAQRAVAAGKGTSNPFSAQKPRSKPASKPAAGSRKPAGKPAGGRGKRQP
- a CDS encoding ABC-F family ATP-binding cassette domain-containing protein gives rise to the protein MISVRNVTLRRGVNVVLDHASVTFTPGEKIGLVGRNGAGKSSFFGLLNGTLHEDSGEFSIPAAWKMGQVAQEMPETEQSATDFVVEGDTVLLAAQAEVAAAEASDDGMRMAHAYMDLHDAGAHDAPARAEALIQGLGFSAAQLSQPVNSFSGGWRMRLQLARALMCPSDLLLLDEPTNHLDLDALVWLEAWLKRYQGTMVVISHDREFLDAVTQVTVHVDNAKLVRYGGNYSKFEDMRAEQLVLQQAAMAKQGDKIAHLQKFIDRFKATASKAKQAQSRVKALERMEKIAPVLADAEFTFEFKEPLNVPNPLLSMLDANFGYPAPTDAPPGTPPTVIVRGINRSVLAGQRIGILGANGQGKSTLVKTVAHELAPIAGEISEGKGLNIGYFAQQELDVLRPLDTPLEHMIRLAKDTPANMRAPGQSGTEQSLRTFLGTFNFSGDMVHQAVGTMSGGEKARLVLCMIVWQRPNLLLLDEPTNHLDLATREALGMALNEFEGTVMLVSHDRALLRAVCDEFWLVTKGGVEPFDGDLDDYQQFLRDEARSMREQAAGEQKVIA
- a CDS encoding substrate-binding domain-containing protein; this encodes MTIRKLKIRVFAFCVAGALLSSVAAWADEVKVMISGGFASAYRELGPQFERATGRKLVTVWGPAVGTAANAIPVRLARGEWADVLILVEYALDEQINAGKVLPDSKVDFARSAIGMVVRQGTPKPDISSVDALRQVLLAAKSIVYPDSPSGVFVGRELFWRLGIAGRMESKSRMIPAAQVADAVANGEAEIGIQQVVELLPVKGVTVVGSLPGEVQSYTVFSGGIATNAKNPAGAEALIHFLSSLDATPAISRTGLEPLLATPPK